The Erwinia sp. SLM-02 genome has a window encoding:
- a CDS encoding GTP-binding protein: MSKEKFERSKPHVNVGTIGHVDHGKTTLTAAITTVLAKTYGGSARAFDQIDNAPEEK, translated from the coding sequence ATGTCTAAAGAAAAATTTGAACGTTCCAAACCGCACGTCAACGTTGGTACTATCGGCCACGTTGACCACGGTAAAACTACCCTGACTGCTGCTATCACCACCGTTCTGGCTAAAACCTACGGCGGTTCTGCTCGTGCATTCGACCAGATCGATAACGCACCAGAAGAAAAAG